The proteins below are encoded in one region of Triticum aestivum cultivar Chinese Spring chromosome 1B, IWGSC CS RefSeq v2.1, whole genome shotgun sequence:
- the LOC123149077 gene encoding tryptophan synthase alpha chain, whose amino-acid sequence MAFALKASASPALAAASSAAAASSPSFSASASAAPRGRAAAARRVALRGAARPVPAIRASASAAAPAAPAVAGDKRTISGTFTNLKAQGKIAFIPFIVAGDPDLATTAKALKVLDACGSDVIELGVPYSDPLADGPVIQASATRALTKGTTFEDVISMVKDVVPELSCPLALFTYYNPILKRGVANFMSVVKEAGVHGLVVPDVPLEETDILRSEAAKNNLELVLLTTPTTPTERMERITKASEGFVYLVSTTGVTGTRANVSFKVEALLKEIKQVTDKAVAVGFGVSTPEQVKQIAGWGADGVIVGSAMVRQLGESGSPEEGLKKLEELAKSLKAAFP is encoded by the exons ATGGCGTTCGCGCTCAAGGCCTCCGCCtcccccgccctcgccgccgcctcctcggccGCGGCGGCGTCGTCCCCCTCcttctccgcctccgcctccgcggcGCCGAGGGgccgcgccgccgcggccaggAGGGTCGCGCTCCGCGGGGCCGCGCGCCCCGTGCCCGCCATCAGGGCGTCCGCGtctgccgccgcccccgccgcccccgccgtggcCGGGGACAAGCGCACCATCTCGGGCACCTTCACCAACCTCAAGGCGCAGGGCAAG ATCGCGTTCATCCCGTTCATCGTCGCCGGCGACCCCGACCTGGCGACCACGGCGAAGGCGCTGAAGGTTCTCGATGCGTGTGGTTCCGATGTGATCGAATTGGGCGTGCCGTACTCTGATCCCTTGGCTGATGGCCCTGTTATTCAG GCTTCTGCTACACGCGCGCTGACAAAGGGCACCACATTTGAGGATGTTATCTCTATGGTGAAAGACGTGGTGCCTGAGCTGTCCTGCCCTCTCGCGCTTTTCACATATTACAACCCGATTCTGAAGCGCGGTGTCGCCAACTTCATGTCTGTTGTAAAAGAAGCCGGTGTACACG GGCTTGTGGTACCTGATGTTCCTCTAGAAGAGACAGATATTTTGAGAAGCGAGGCTGCCAAGAACAACCTAGAGCTG GTGTTACTAACAACACCAACTACACCAACAGAAAGAATGGAGAGAATTACAAAGGCTTCAGAAGGATTTGTTTATCTT GTAAGCACCACCGGAGTTACTGGCACACGTGCAAACGTAAGTTTCAAGGTGGAAGCTCTTCTTAAGGAAATCAAGCAG GTCACAGATAAAGCTGTTGCTGTTGGCTTTGGAGTGTCAACTCCAGAGCAGGTGAAGCAG ATCGCGGGCTGGGGTGCAGATGGTGTGATCGTCGGGAGCGCGATGGTGAGGCAGTTGGGCGAATCTGGTTCTCCTGAAGAAGGATTGAAGAAGCTAGAAGAATTAGCCAAGAGCCTAAAGGCCGCATTTCCATGA
- the LOC123100731 gene encoding pollen-specific leucine-rich repeat extensin-like protein 3 encodes MYPTASVVGTRHHAGDLTVQAREEVSALMRRFQRGETIPPREGVSWLRRLDDKLRGIYAAVTCRRTSDVALPPPAHRPPRPSVQHSEPRPSVHRSEPRPSVHRAEPHPSQPGRSSWHEPPPSQPGRSSCHEPPPSQPGSSSWHEPPPSQPGSSSWHEPPPSQLGSAYWHQQMNLGGNQSQPFMHSEQSPILSGGASYFEGDREDDDQATNIYGFSQTVFHTPPPPPTQETQTVTDEVNYGRGYREPRPPPQRLSPSGPRPRKTQTRRRPPQ; translated from the exons ATGTACCCAACTGCCTCTGTTGTGGGAACCAGACACCACGCG GGTGACTTGACAGTACAGGCGCGAGAGGAGGTTTCCGCTTTAATGCGGCGCTTTCAGAGGGGAGAAACTATCCCACCGCGAGAGGGCGTCTCATGGTTGAGGCGTCTTGATGACAAGCTACGCGGGATTTACGCAGCTGTTACGTGTAGACGGACTTCGGATGTTGCACTTCCTCCTCCAGCACATCGTCCGCCACGTCCCTCTGTACAACattcagaaccacgaccctctgtgcaccgttcagaaccacgaccctctgtgcatcgtgcagaacctcatccttcacagccagggagatcttcctggcatgagccacctccttcacagccagggagatcTTCCTgccatgagccacctccttcacagccagggagctcttcctggcatgagccacctccttcacagccagggagctcttcctggcatgagccacctccttcacagctagGGAGCGCTTACTGGCATCAGCAGATGAATCTAG GCGGCAACCAGTCGCAACCGTTCATGCATTCAGAGCAGTCACCGATCCTTAGTGGTGGTGCTTCGTACTTTGAGGGCGACCGCGAGGATGATGACCAAGCTACAAACATTTATGGCTTCTCgcagacagtgtttcacactccaccaccaccaccgacgcaGGAGACACAGACCGTGACAGACGAGGTTAACTATGGTCGTGGTTATCGCGAGCCTCGTCCACCGCCTCAGCGCTTATCGCCTTCGGGTCCTCGCCCGAGGAAGACCCAGACTCGTCGTCGTCCCCCGCAGTGA